From Nocardioides faecalis:
GTCGGCCGCCTTCTTGGCCGAGCGGACCTGGTCGCGGGCGTCGGCGACCTTCTTCTTGCGCTCGGCCATCGCCTCCTCGGCCGCCTCGAGCGAGACCAGCGCCTGGTGCTGGCGGCCGGTGAGGAGGTCGTACGCGGTCTGGCCCATGAGCACGTCGTCGATCGTGCCGCTGCTCATGTAGGAGTCGATCAGGTTCATCCGGGCGTCGTCGCCGGTGGCCATCGTGACGATGGCGTCCTTGCTCGCCACCCGCTGCACGGCCACGTCGGCGCGGGCCTTCGCCAGGTCGGTCTTCGCGACGGCCAGGGCGTTCTCCGCCTGGGTCAGCTTGACCGCCAGCGCGGCCGCGGCGGTGCGGGCCTTGGCCAGCCGGGAGTTCACCGTGGTCAACCGGGTCCGCGCCGCGTCGAGCGAGGTGCGCGCGTTGCGCAGCTGGCGGGAGATCTTCGCGACCCGGGCGCTGGCCTCATGGATCTCGTCCCTCTTCGACGAGATCTTGCCCTGGACCTGGTCCTGCCTCTTCTTGAGGTCGTTGCGGTCGTCGGCCTGGGCCAGCGGTACGGCGAGCCCGGCGACGGCCACGACGCCGACCAGGGCCGTGACCAGGAACTGCGGGCGGGCCCATAGAGGCAACCGGTCGAGGGCACGACTCGGCCACAGGGCGCTGGGGAAGAAGCGCACGGTGAAACCTTCTGCGTTCGGGGAAGAGAACTCGTCGACGTTAACTGCCGAGGATCAGACTTTGACGTATTTGCGGGTCAGTAGGAGTGTCGGGATCAACGTCAGCGCCGGGCCGAGGATGAAGATGCCGGGGATGCCCGGCGGGAAGTACCCGATCAGCGACTGCGCGTAGTCGTCCCAGCCGATCCAGGGCAGGAACTCGACCTGCTCGGCGACGCCCTTCTCGATGCCCCAGTACTGGAACGCCGCCAGCGCACCGGTCGCCAGCACCACGCCGATGACCGCGGTCACCAACGCCTCGAGCAGGAAGGGCAGGGTGATGTACAGCGTGGAGGCACCGACCAGGCGCATGATCGCGATCTCGCGGCGCCGCGCCAGCGCGGCCAGCCGGATGGTGTTGGTGACCTGCAGCAGGGCGGCCAGCAGCAGGAAGCCCGCGCCGATCCAGGAGCCGTACTTGAGCACCTTCATGATGCCGAAGATCTGCCCCAGCGCCTTGCGCTGGTCCTTGATCCCCGAGACGCCGTCGAGGCCCTCGAGGGCGCTGATGATGCCGTCCGCCTTCTCCGGCGTCTTCAGCGTCACCCAGTAGCCCTTGGGCCAGTCCTCCACCGTGATCACCGGGTCGGGGCCCGAGATCGCGCTCTCGGGGATCTGACCGGAGTCGACGGCGTTCGCGAAGCCCTCCTCCTTGCTGAGGAAGCGGAAGGACTCGACCTCGTCGTTGTCCTCGATCTCCTTCTCGATCCGCTCCTGCTGCTCGGCGGTGACCTCACCGCTGGCGCAGTTGGGGTTGTTGGAGGGGTCGTCGGTGATGCACAGGTTGACCAGGATCTTGAGCTCGTCGCCGAGCTTCTCGCTGGCCAGGTCGGCCTCACGCTGGATCAGGATGCCCACGCCCGCCAGGGACAGCGAGACGAAGAGCGTGAGGATGACGGCCAGGTGCATCGAGAGGTTGCGACGCAGGCCGGTTCGGAGCTCGGTGAAGACATAGCGCAGCTGCATGATGGGGGTCTCCTCGCCTCAGTGCTGGAAGCCGTAGCTACCGGAGGCCTCGTCGCGGATGACCTTGCCGTGCTCGAGCTCGATCACCCGCTTGGTGAACTGGTCGACGATCGTCTGGTCGTGCGTGGCCATCACGACCGTCGTACCCGTGCTGTTGATCTCGCCGAGCAGGTTCATGATGCCGACGGAGGTCTGCGGGTCCAGGTTGCCGGTGGGCTCGTCGGCGATGAGGATCATCGGCCGGTTCACGAACGCGCGGGCGATCGCCACCCGCTGCTGCTCGCCGCCGGAGAGCTCGTCGGGCAGCCGGTCGGCCTTGTCCTTCAGCCCGACCATCTCCAGGGTCTGCGGCACGACCGTGTTGATCTCCCGTCGCGACTTGCCGATCACCTGCTGGGCGAAGGCGACGTTCTCGGCGACCGTCTTGTTGGGCAGCAGCCGGAAGTCCTGGAAGACGGTGCCGATCTGCCGACGCAACCGGGGCACCTTCCAACCGGCCATCCGGTTGATCTCCTTGCCCGCGACGTAGATCCGGCCCGAGGTGGGACGCAGCTCACGCAGCACGAGGCGGAGCGCGGTGGACTTGCCCGAACCCGAGGTACCGACCAGGTACACGAACTCACCCTTGTCGATGTCCAGGGTGACCCTGTCGAGCGCCGGGGCACCCGGTCCGGGGTAGCGCTTGGTGACCTTTTCGAAGCGAATCACTGACCAGACGCTACGCCACGCACCTGAGGTTGCAGGGACCGCGGCGCCGCGGGTCGCGACCTCGGACCAAGGTCACACTCCGCCGGCGACTAGGGTGTCAGGAGTGTCGACCGCCCTGCGCGCGCTGCTGCTCGCGGCGCTGCTGACCCTGGTGCCGGTGGGCATCGGGGTGGCCGTGTCCGGCCCTGGCGAGCCCGAGTCGCAGGTCCCGCCCTACGCCTCGACCGACCTGGCCGACTTCGACACCACCACGGCGGTGGTACGACGTGCGCCGTTCTGTGAGCGGGTGGCCCGCGCCGCGGTCGAGGAGGCGCTGGGTGAGGGCGCGGAGCTGACGGCGTCGTACGGCAACGGGGAGACCGCGGATGCCGTCCCCGGTGGCGATGTCGCCCACGAGTACGGCTGCACCTTCGCCGCCACCCCGGCGAGCACGCCGGCCGACGGCGTCGCGGGAAGTGCGAGCGCCTGGGTGTTCGTGCCGCCGGTGACCGTCCAGCGCGCCACCGAGCTGGTCGCGGCGAAGCCGGCCGCCGGCTGCACGGTGCTGCCCGACTCCCCCGCCTACGGCACCCCGTCGGTGGCGCAGCTGTGCCAGACGAAGACCGACCGCACGGTGACCCACCGCGGGCTGTTCGGCGACGCGTGGCTGACCTGCCGCCTCACGCTGCCGATGCAGGTCGCCCAGGACGAGCTGATCGAGCGCGCCGGCCGGTGGTGCGTCGCGGTCGCGCAGGCCGCCTCCCCCGACTCGTGAGGTTCCGTCCCCCGACTCGTGAGTTTCCGTCCCCCGACTCGTGAGTTTCCGTCCCCCGACTCGTGAGTTTCCGTGCCCCGAGTCGTGAGGTTCCGCTCAGGCGGGCGGGGACGGCTCAGTCGTCGGCGAAGTCCGCGCCGCGACGCCAGCGGATGCCGGCCTCGAGGAACCCGTCGATGTCGCCGTCGAAGACCGCCTGCGGGTTGCCGACCTCGTAGCCGGTGCGCAGGTCCTTGACGATCTGGTACGGGTTGAGCACGTAGTTGCGCATCTGGTCGCCCCAGCTGGCCGCGACGTCGCCCTTGAGGTCCTTCTTGAGCGCGGCCTCCTCGGCCTTCTTCTTCGCCAGCAGCTTGGCCTTGAGGACGATCATCGCGGCGGCCTTGTTCTGCAGCTGCGACTTCTCGTTCTGGCAGGACACCACGATGCCCGTGGGCAGGTGGGTGAGGCGCACGGCGGAGTCGGTGGTGTTGACCGACTGGCCGCCGGGACCGCCGGAGCGGAAGACGTCGACGCGGAGGTCGTTCTCGTCGACCTCGATCTCGTCGGTCTGCTCCAGCTGGGGAACGACCTCGACCGCGGCGAACGACGTCTGGCGGCGGCCCTGGTTGTCGAAGGGGCTGATCCGGACCAGGCGGTGGGTGCCGGCGTCGACGGACAGCGTGCCGTAGGCGTACGGCGCGTGGATGGCGAACTCGGCCGACTTGATGCCGGCCTCCTCGGCGTAGGAGACGTCGTAGACCTCGACGGGGTACTTGTTGCGCTCCGCCCAGCGGGTGTACATCCGCATCAGGGTCTCGGCGAAGTCGGCGGCGTCGACACCGCCCGCGCCGGCGCGGATGGACACGATGGCCTCGCGCTCGTCGTACTCCCCGGAGAGCAGGGTGCGGACCTCGAGGCCCTCGACTGCCTTCTTGACCCGGACCAGCTCGGCCTCGGCCTCGGCCAGCGTCTCCGCGTCGGCCTCCTCGGCGGCGAGCTCGGCCAGCACGGAGAGGTCGTCGATACGCTGCTGCAGCTCGTGGAACCGGTCGACCTGGCCCTGCAGACCGGAGAGCCGGCCGGTGACCCGGGTGGCGTTGGCCTGGTCGTCCCAGAGGTCGGGGGCGGCGACCTGCTCACCGAGGTCTGCGATCTCGCGCTCCATCTTCGGAACGTCGAGGACCTGCTCGATGGTGTGCATCGTCGCGGTCAGCTGCTTGATCTCGGACTCGAAGTCGGGGCCTGCCACAGTCCCCAAGGCTACGGCCCCGGGGTACGACGACGCGAACCACCGCCGTCCGCACCCCGGGCCACGCCCACCCGGCCAGGCCCCGGCCGCGGGGTTTCCGGTGCCGGCGACGAGGGCGAAGACGCCCCGAGCTCAGGTTCGGACACCAGGGGCTAGAAGCGTTGCGGACGCCCTGGTGCCGGCCGCCGGAGAGTTGCCCCAATATCGGGGGCCGCGGCGCTGCGGTGGGAGTCGCGCGTCAGCGGAGCGGGGTGACGACGGCGGAGCCGACGGAGCGCACACTCGGCGCCGTCGGACCGCCGGGGATCGCGAGCGGCAGGTCGAGGGTGGCGACCAGCTCCACGACCACCCGCTCACCGTCCACGCGCACCGTCGCCCGCAGCCCGGGGTGCTCGGCGGCCGCGCCGGTGCTGCGCAGGTAGGACCGCACCGCGCGGGCGGCCTCGGCGGCGTCGACCTCGAGGTTCCCCTCACCGAGACCATCGCGGTACACCTCGACGCCCTGCGCGCCGGCGTCGGCACCGTGCAGGGCGGCGCCGTCGGCAAGGGCGTCCAGCCGCTGCCGGGCCAGGTACGCCGCGCTCGCGTCGACGACCACCGCCACCACCAGCAGGACGATCGCCGCGCACGCGATGATCAGCGGCGTCGAGCTGCCCCGCTGCGTCCACCGGCGCCTCATCGACTGCTCCGCCCGATCTCCTGGTACCGCCCGATCGGCACCGTGCTGCTCGCGCTCAACCGGAAGGTCGGTGCTCCCCCACCGAGGACGTCGGGCATCAGCGGCAGCGTCACCGCCGAGTCGACCCGGACGGTGATCACCGAGGTGCCGCTGTGACAGCTCCTGGGGTACGGCGTGCAGGTGACCGTGACCGCGACGGGCACCTCCTCCAGGCCCTGGTCCGCCAGGGCACGCCGGGCGACCGCGGTGGCGCGCTCCTGGCCGGCCACGTCGTTGGGCGCCAGCGCGTAGGCGCGGGCGGCAGCCCGGGCGGCTCCGCTGACGCCGAACGAGCCGCGCTGCACCTCGAACACCGACATCACGATCCACAGCAGCGGAAGCAGCAGCACGATCCCGAGCCAGACCACCTCGACCAGCCCGTTCCCCCGCTGACCGAGCCCTCGGTGGCCGCTCCCCCGCTGGTCCGAGCGAGGCCAGTGACGAGCCCGTCTCATGGCGTCTCCTCCACCGCGCGCCCCGTCACCGAGAACGACACCGCCGGACCGCCGAGCCCCAGCGCGGGCACCTCCGCGTGGACGGTGATCTCGACCCCCGGCGCACCGTCGACGAGCACCTGGCGCACGTCGACGTCGTGGGCGTAGCGACCGCCGACCGCGCCAGCGATCTGGGAGCGGGTCCGGGCGAGCCCGTCGCCCGGGCCGCGGTCCGCGGTGGCGGCCAGGCGGGCACCCTCCGAGGCCGCGGCGGCCAACGTCGTACGCACGTGGAGCACGAGCGCCACCTGGATCAGGCCCAGCACCAGTGGGAGCAGCACGAGGGTGACGATGGTGAAGTCGACCATCGCCGTGCCGCGCTGCCCGCCGCGTCGCCTGCGGGCGCGTCGCCGGAGCCGGCCCGAGGGGCGGATCACGTCACCGCGTCACTTCACCGAGTTGAGTGCGGACTGCAGGATCCCGACCATCTGTGGCTGCGCGACGCCCCACAGGGCCACCCCGATGGAGATGGTCATCACGGTGACCAGGACCCAGCCGGGCACGTCGCCGCGTTGGTCGCGTCGGCGCAGTCGGCGCCGCGCGCCGTGCCCGAGCCGGGACTGGTGGATCCGGATCTGGTGGAGCAGGAGGGAGCTGCGCACTGTTCTTCCTTCCGAGAGGCGGGTGGTCTGGGTCGTGTCGTCTGGGTCGGCTCAGTAGGTCAAGGAGAGGCCGATGAATCCGGGAAAGAACGCGAAAACCACTGTCACCGGCAGCACGAGGAAGACCACCGGGACCATCATGAGGATCTCCTTGCGGGAGGCCTGCTCGATCAGGTCTCGGCGTCCGGCTTCGCGGACGTCGGCGGCCTGGGCGTGCAGCACCCCGGCGAGCGGAGTGCCGCGCTCGACGGCGACGGCGATGCCGTGCGCGAACCGGGCGACGACGTTGACGCCCGTGGTCGCGGCGAGCCGGTCGAAGGCGTCGGCGACGGGCTCGCCCGTGCGGATCCCGGCGAGGACGTCGGCCAGGTCCGCGGAGAGCTCCCCGCCGCTGCGTCGTACGACGCGCGCGAGCGCAGCGACCGGGCTCTCCCCTGCCGCGACGGCGAGCGCGAGCAGCTCGGCCACGGTGGGGAACTCCGCCATGATCGCGGCCTCGCGCCGCTTGACCTGGCTGCTCAGCCGGTTCTCGCGCAGCAGCACACCGAGGGCGAACCCTGCCAGGCACAGCAGCACGAGCGGCAGCGGGTTGGTCGGCTGGGTCCAGGTGCGCACCAACCCGTAGCCGGCGGCGATCCCGAAGCCAGCAAGCCCCCACAGCACCTGCTGCACCCGGAAGTCGTGGACCGTCATGTCGAGCCGCGCGCGAACCAGCCGGCGTCGTACCGACGGCGCGCCACCGAGCACCCGGTCGACCGTCTCGGCCGCCCACTGGATCAGCGGTGCCACGACGGCACCCAGTGCGCTCCTCGGCGAGGCGAGGGTGGCGGGGTGGTCGGTGCCGAGCAGGTCGCGCACGTACGGCAGGACTCGGCTCTGCACGGAGACCCGGCGCACGGCGGCGACGCGGGCCGTGACGAGCAGCAGCCCACCGGCCGTGGTGAGCCCGAGCAGGCCGCCCCAGGCCGCCAGGCTCATCGCAGGATCCTCCGCTCCGCCGGCAATCGTCCGAGACGGATCATCAGCCGGTAGGCCACGACGCACAGCCCAGCGCCCAGCACGAGCACCACGGTCCCGGCCGCGGACTGGTACCGCTCGATGACGGTCCGCTGGGTCGACATCACCAGGAGCACGACCCAGGGCGCCGCGACCGCGACCCGGGCGCCGTTCACGGCCCACGCCTGGCGGGCCTCGAGCTCGGAGCGGGTGCGCAGGTCGTCGCGCAGGAAGGCGGAGAGGTTGCGTAGCAGGCGGCCCAGCTCGCCCCCGCCCACCTCGCGGGCGATCCGCAGGCCCTCCACGACGCGGTCACCGACGGGATCGGCCAGGCGGTCCTTGAGCCGGTCCAGGCAGTCGCCGAAGCGTCCAGAGACCTGGTAGTCGAGCGCGAAGGCCGCGAAGGGCGCGCGCAGCGGCTCCGGGCCGCGCACGGCGAGCGCGGCCAGTGCGTCCGGCAGCGACATGCCCGCCCGTACGGCCGAGGCCAGGTCGTCCACGGCCTCGGGCCACACCTCGGCGAGCTCCCGCTGCCGCCGCCGGGCACGCCCGGCGACGACAGCGCGGGGCAGGACACCGGCGAGCACGCCCAGCACCAGCGCGATCGACGGGGTCCGGGTGAGCCCGAGCACCACGATGGCGCCGAGCAGGCCGGCGCAGAGGCACAGGGCATGCAGGGAGGAGGGTGAGACCTCGCGCATGCCCGCCTCCGCGAGCAGGGCGCGGGTGCGGCCGGCAGAGGCCGGGGTTGTACGAGCGCGGCGGGGCCAGCGGAACGCCGACCAGATCAGCAGGCAGCCGAGCCCGAAGCCCAGCCCGACGAGCGCACCCACCGCCCCCTCACCCGGCCTCGTGCAGGAGCCGATGCACGTCGATGCCGACGCGCTCGAACTGCTCGGGACGAGGCGGCTGACCGATGCCCCGGCGCAGAACCCCGTCGCGCCGCTCGAAGACCGTGGCCGTCTCGATCACGTCCGCCTCGATCCGGCCCGGCACGGCGACGATCTCCCTGACCTGCCGCGCGCCGCCGGGGTCGAGCCCGAGGTGGACCACGAGGTCCACGGAGGAGGCCACGGTGGGTACGACGAACCGGGCCGAGATGTTCTCCCCCGCCAGCAACGGCAGCGTGCACGCCTTGACCAGCGCCTCCCGGGCGCTGTTGGCGTGCAGGGTGCACATCCCAGGCAGACCGGCGTTGAGCGCCAGCAGGAGGTCGAGACACTCCTCGGCACGCACCTCCCCCACGATCAGCCTGCTCGGCCGCATCCGCAGCGACTCCTTGACGAGGTCGCGCAGCCGGATCTCGCCGGTGCCCTCGAGCCCTTCCTGCCGCGTCTGCAATGCGACCCAGTCCGGGTGCGGGAACCGGATCTCGTACACCTCCTCGGCGGAGATCACCCGCTCCCCGCCCGGGATCGCTGCGGCGAGGCAATTCAACATCGTCGTCTTGCCCGCCTGCGTGCCGCCGGTGACGAGGATGTTCAGCCCGGCACGGACCGAGGCGTCCAGGAACGCAGCCGCGCCCGGCGTCAGCGTGCCGAGCTCGACGAGGTCGGCCAACCGGGTCGCCCGGACCACGAACTTGCGGATGTTCACCGCGGAGAAGCCGCGGGAGATGCCTTGCAGCACCACGTGCAGGCGATGACCGGCCGGCAGCATGGCGTCCACGAACGGCCGGCTCAGGTCGATGCGCCGCCCGGTGGACTTCAACATCCGCTCCACCAGATCGGTCACCTGCGCCTCGGTCAGCACCAGGTTCGTCAGCTCGTGACGTCCGTGCCGCGCGACGAAGACCCGGTCGGGGCTGTTGATCCAGATCTCCTCCACCGTGGGGTCGTCCAGCAGCGGCTGCAGGGCACCGAAACCCGCAACCCGCGCCACCAGCTCGGCCACCAGAGCGTCGGAGTCTCCGACCGGCGCGACCGCCCCCGTCAGGCTGCGCTCGTCATGGGCGCGCACGAGCCCGACGGCGAGCCGCCGCACAGCCGCTACCTCGCGCTGCGGATCGATGCCCTCACGTCGTACGGCGACGCGAAGCTCTTCGTCCAGCGATGCCACGACGTCGTCGGCGGCCGGAGCGGGCGCGACGGGATAGCGAGGCGCGTCGAGCGATGGCTGGAGCATGGCCATGGCGAATCTCCCGAGCTGAGAAAACTGCAGCTGGCTTCAGCACGGTAAGCCAGCGAACGCGCTCAGGGCGAGGGCGTCGGCGCCCCCTGTGGAGAACTTTTACTCACAGGCCGACAAGGCGTACGACGCCCCTGCCCACCAGGAACAAACCGACCGCGGCCAGCAGCAGCACCGTCGCCTGGCGGCTGCGGGTCTCGATGAGGTGGGTCAGCACCGCCAGCACCCGACGCGTGACAGCCGGAGCGACCTGCGTCATCGCAATCGGGAGCCAGGCCGGCAACGCCGCGAGGACCACGACGATGCCGAGCACCACGAGGCGGCCGATCAAGCCCAGCTGGCTTGTCGCAATCTCCTTCGCGATGGGAACCATCACCGCCAGCGTGGTGAAGTTCGTCGCCATCGAGAACACGCCGAACCCCAGCGCATGCACCGGGCCGAACCCGCGGGGCCGCGACGAGGCGGGATCCTTCGTGCGTGGCCGGCGATAGTGGAGCACCGCCGCGATGAGGACGAGGGCGCACCCGAGGAAGACATCGAGGGAGGCGCTGAGCCTGGGCTGCTCAGGGAGCGCGATCGAGCGACCGAAGAACACCAGCGCCGACAGGATGACCAGCGCCGTCGCACCGACGCCCAGGGCGTAGGAGCCCGCGACCCGGCGGCCGTTGCGGCCCGCGAGCAGGACGGTCTGCTCGGTGAACATCACCGGGCTGACGCCCCCCGCGAGCGCCAGCGGCATCACCAGCGCGAGCAGACTGAGCATAGGTGGGAAGCGTAACCCCGCCGGACCGGGCGCCCCGCCGACGAGCGGACGCGACCTCTTCGCCAAGGGATCTCGATCTTCCCGGAAAACGCATGAAAGGCCAGCACACGAATGTGCTGGCCTTTCATGGAATGTTTGTCCGGCGGCGTCCTACTCTCCCACAGCCTCTCGGCTGCAGTACCATCGGCGCTGGCAGGCTTAACTTCCGGGTTCGGGATGGGACCGGGTGTTTCCCTGCCGCTATGGCCGCCGTAACTCTATAAACCCTCACTCCACCAGCCCACAGGGGTGTGGTGGTGTGGGGTTGAATCGTGGACGCGATGCGTGGTGCGCGGAATGTCATGTGTGTTCGTGTGTTGCCATGACCCGTGTGCACATCGGATTTGTTGGATGTGTTGGGGGTTTGTTGTGGCAAGTCTTCGGCCTATTAGTACCGGTCGGCTGGGCATTGCTGCTGTACACCTCCGGCCTATCAACCCAATAATCTGTTGGGGGCCTTAACCCACAAAGGGGTGGGAAACCTCATCTTGAAACGTGCTTCCCGCTTAGATGCGTTCAGCGGTTATCACTTCCGAACGTAGCCAACCAGCCATGCACCTGGCGGTACAACTGGCACACAGAGGTTCGTCCATCCCGGTCCTCTCGTACTAGGGACAGCCTTTCTCAAGTTTCCTACGCGCGCGGCGGATAGGGACCGAACTGTCTCACGACGTTCTAAACCCAGCTCGCGTGCCGCTTTAATGGGCGAACAGCCCAACCCTTGGGACCTACTCCAGCCCCAGGATGCGACGAGCCGACATCGAGGTGCCAAACCATCCCGTCGATATGGACTCTTGGGGAAGATCAGCCTGTTATCCCCGGGGTACCTTTTATCCGTTGAGCGACAACGCTTCCACTCGCAGTTGCCGGATCACTAGTTCCGACTTTCGTCCCTGCTCGACATGTCTGTCTCACAGTCAAGCTCCCTTGTGCACTTACACTCAACACCTGATTGCCAACCAGGCTGAGGGAACCTTTGAGCGCCTCCGTTACTCTTTAGGAGGCAACCGCCCCAGTTAAACTACCCATCAGGCACTGTCCCTGAACCAGATCATGGCCCTAGGTTAGACATCTAGTACGACCAGAGTGGTATTTCAACGTTGACTCCACCCCACTGGCGTGAAGGTTTCACAGTCTCCCACCTATCCTACACAAGCCGAACCAAACACCAATGCCAAACTATAGTAAAGGTCCCGGGGTCTTTCCGTCCTGCCGCGCGTAACGAGCATCTTTACTCGTAGTGCAATTTCGCCGAGTCCATGGTTGAGACAGCGCCCAAGTCGTTACTCCATTCGTGCAGGTCGGAACTTACCCGACAAGGAATTTCGCTACCTTAGGATGGTTATAGTTACCACCGCCGTTTACTGGGGCTTAAATTCTGAGCTTCGACTTGCGTCTAAACCCTCCTCTTAACCTTCCAGCACCGGGCAGGAGTCAGTCCGTATACATCGTCTTACAACTTCGCACGGACCTGTGTTTTTAGTAAACAGTCGCTTGGGCCTGGTCTCTGCGGCCCTTCACGCTCACCCAGCAAGTGGGGTCACGATCCGGGCCCCCCTTCTCCCGAAGTTACGGGGGCATTTTGCCGAGTTCCTTAACCATGGTTGTCTCGATCGCCTTGGTATTCTCTACCTGATCACCTGAGTCGGTTTGGGGTACGGGCGGCTCATGGCTCGCTAGAGGTTTTTCTAGGCAGCATAGGATCACCCACTTCCCCCCTACGGGGTCGGCATCACATCTCAGACTCACCCACCAAAGGGCTGCAACCCGGATTTGCCTAGGTCACGTCCTACATGCTTACCCGCCGTCTACCATCGCGGCGGTTGGGCTACCTTCCTGCGTCACCCCATCGCTTGACTACTACCGGATCGGGTCCCACGCTCCGCCCAGCCCTCTCACCCCGAAGGGATCAATAAGCTGGGTTTCGGGTGGTTAGCATCACCGGGCTCGTCATGGGCGCCATTTTGCCGGTACGGGAATATCAACCCGTTGTCCATCGACTACGCCTGTCGGCCTCGCCTTAGGTCCCGACTTACCCAGGGCAGATTAGCTTGACCCTGGAACCCTTGATCAATCGGCGCACGGGTTTCTCGCCCGTGATTCGCTACTCATGCCTGCATTCTCACTCGTGTCACGTCCACCCCTGGATCACTCCGGAGCTTCACCCGTGACACGACGCTCCCCTACCCAGCCACACCCCTGAACCACCATCAAGTGGGGCTTGGGTTACATGTGGCTGCCATGGCTTCGGCGGGCGGCTTGAGCCCCGCTACATTGTCGGCGCGGAATCACTTGACCAGTGAGCTATTACGCACTCTTTCAAGGGTGGCTGCTTCCAAGCCAACCTCCTGGTTGTCACTGCGACTCCAATCCTTTTCCACTTAGCCGCCTCTTAGGGCCTTAGCCGATGTCTGGGCTGTTTCCCTCTCGACTACGAACCTTATCGCCCGCAGTCTCACTGCCACGCTCACACTTACCGGCATTCGGAGTTTGGCTAACGTCAGTAACCTGGTCGGGCCCATCGGCTATCCAGTGCTCTACCTCCGGCAAGAAACACGCAACGCTGCACCTAAATGCATTTCGGGAGAACCAGCTATCACGGAGTTTGATTGGCCTTTCACCCCTACCCACAGGTCATCCCCTCCATTTTCAACTGAAGTGGGTTCGGTCCTCCACGCCGTCTTACCGGCGCTTCAACCTGCCCATGGGTAGATCACTCCGCTTCGGGTCTAGAACACGCGACTCAAACGCCCTATTCAGACTCGCTTTCGCTACGGCTACCCCACACGGGTTAACCTTGCCACGTGCCGCTAACTCGCAGGCTCATTCTTCAAAAGGCACGCCATCACCCCAACACCACAAGTGGCAGCCGGGCTCTGACGGATTGTAGGCACATGGTTTCAGGTACTATTTCACTCCCGCCAGGGGTACTTTTCACCTTTCCTCACGGTACTTGTCCGCTATCGGTCATCGAGGAGTATTTAGGCTTAACGGGTGGTCCGCCAGATTCACACACCATTCCAGGAGTGGCGTGTTACTTGGGAGATACCGAACACAGCCAGCCTCTATCGTCTACGGGGCTATCACCGCTCCGGCACCGCTTTCCAACGGACTTCGACCTCAAGACTGGTTTCTGACTGTGCGCACCACCGGCAGATGGCACAACGACATTCCCACGACCCCCACCTGCAACCCTGCCGG
This genomic window contains:
- a CDS encoding GAP family protein — encoded protein: MPLALAGGVSPVMFTEQTVLLAGRNGRRVAGSYALGVGATALVILSALVFFGRSIALPEQPRLSASLDVFLGCALVLIAAVLHYRRPRTKDPASSRPRGFGPVHALGFGVFSMATNFTTLAVMVPIAKEIATSQLGLIGRLVVLGIVVVLAALPAWLPIAMTQVAPAVTRRVLAVLTHLIETRSRQATVLLLAAVGLFLVGRGVVRLVGL
- a CDS encoding CpaF family protein, producing MLQPSLDAPRYPVAPAPAADDVVASLDEELRVAVRREGIDPQREVAAVRRLAVGLVRAHDERSLTGAVAPVGDSDALVAELVARVAGFGALQPLLDDPTVEEIWINSPDRVFVARHGRHELTNLVLTEAQVTDLVERMLKSTGRRIDLSRPFVDAMLPAGHRLHVVLQGISRGFSAVNIRKFVVRATRLADLVELGTLTPGAAAFLDASVRAGLNILVTGGTQAGKTTMLNCLAAAIPGGERVISAEEVYEIRFPHPDWVALQTRQEGLEGTGEIRLRDLVKESLRMRPSRLIVGEVRAEECLDLLLALNAGLPGMCTLHANSAREALVKACTLPLLAGENISARFVVPTVASSVDLVVHLGLDPGGARQVREIVAVPGRIEADVIETATVFERRDGVLRRGIGQPPRPEQFERVGIDVHRLLHEAG